Proteins encoded together in one Chitinophaga varians window:
- a CDS encoding RagB/SusD family nutrient uptake outer membrane protein encodes MKKRVFLSVIILVIITGTSCKKWLDVKPRDKVIENVLLESEPGFLTALNGIYLELSSDETYGGQMTMQMTEVLGQRYNIAGGHNLYKLATYQYTDPQIQSLFSTNWSSMYKVVANINKILSVIDQKKEVFNGKHYAWIKGEALALRALVHFDLFRLYGPVYLQDSMALSLPYYTAFTTSYEPYAKGNAFIGKVLADLDAAESLLADDPVSQGYTVLKDENPEGTAWSFRNIRMNYYAVKGLKARVSLYRNDKISALKYATDVINGGGAIFPFVRLNDAIGDPRNPDRVFASELLFSIQDSRRTDRYRRYFDPSLDDKAILTAVQGRLTTEFESNTNDIRYGNTWLVPGSNQKSYRCFFKYADVENSGLRFRNLIPVIRLSEMYFIAAECAPAPAAGIGYLNTVRRNRGIVDLGGNANLITELLKEYKREFYGEGQMFFYYKRTATASVPGGTGSGTVAMTKEKYVLPVPLDESQFRN; translated from the coding sequence ATGAAAAAGCGTGTATTCCTCAGCGTTATCATACTCGTCATCATTACCGGGACTTCCTGCAAAAAATGGCTGGATGTGAAACCCCGGGACAAAGTTATTGAAAACGTATTGCTCGAAAGCGAACCTGGTTTCCTGACGGCGCTCAATGGCATATACCTGGAACTGTCGTCTGATGAGACTTATGGCGGTCAGATGACCATGCAGATGACGGAGGTGCTCGGGCAACGATATAACATCGCCGGTGGACATAACCTCTATAAGCTGGCCACCTATCAATATACAGATCCTCAGATACAATCCCTGTTTAGCACTAACTGGTCGTCTATGTACAAGGTAGTGGCAAACATCAATAAAATCCTGTCGGTCATCGACCAGAAAAAAGAGGTGTTCAACGGCAAACATTATGCATGGATAAAAGGAGAAGCACTGGCGCTGCGGGCACTGGTCCATTTCGACCTGTTTCGCCTGTACGGTCCGGTATACCTGCAGGATTCTATGGCCCTCAGCTTGCCCTACTACACTGCTTTTACCACCAGCTATGAACCTTATGCCAAAGGCAATGCGTTCATTGGAAAAGTACTGGCCGATCTGGACGCAGCAGAATCATTGCTTGCTGACGATCCTGTATCGCAGGGCTATACGGTGCTAAAGGATGAGAATCCCGAGGGCACAGCCTGGAGCTTCCGTAATATACGCATGAACTACTACGCTGTAAAAGGATTAAAAGCACGGGTAAGCCTATACCGGAATGATAAAATCAGTGCGCTGAAATACGCCACGGACGTAATCAATGGTGGCGGGGCCATATTTCCGTTTGTAAGGCTCAACGATGCTATCGGTGATCCCCGTAATCCTGACCGTGTCTTCGCCAGTGAGTTGCTGTTCAGTATACAGGACAGCCGTCGTACTGACAGGTACAGGCGTTACTTTGATCCCTCACTGGACGATAAAGCCATCCTCACGGCGGTCCAGGGCCGCCTGACTACGGAGTTCGAAAGCAATACCAATGATATCCGCTATGGTAATACCTGGCTGGTGCCTGGTTCCAACCAGAAAAGTTACCGCTGTTTCTTTAAATATGCTGATGTGGAAAACAGCGGCCTCCGTTTCCGTAACCTGATACCGGTAATTCGGCTTTCCGAAATGTATTTTATCGCAGCAGAGTGCGCGCCGGCGCCGGCGGCAGGTATCGGATATCTGAACACCGTACGCCGCAACCGCGGTATTGTTGATTTGGGCGGCAATGCCAATCTCATCACTGAATTACTGAAAGAGTATAAACGTGAGTTCTATGGAGAAGGACAAATGTTCTTTTACTACAAACGTACTGCTACTGCCAGCGTGCCCGGTGGTACCGGTAGCGGCACGGTGGCCATGACGAAAGAAAAATATGTGCTGCCTGTTCCTCTGGACGAATCCCAATTCAGAAACTAA
- a CDS encoding SusC/RagA family TonB-linked outer membrane protein yields the protein MSKNYLRYITRCGTRMYCPLAMAAILLSASPARAQDTSPLNRKVTVKANNQPIAVVLSEIEKQTNLNFVYDGSQINRAQAVTIRASDAALKQVLHDIFNDDVQYTVVGNQVIVKSAPARVAAAVIISHAGQQDQSIRVRGSVSLRDSKGHLQQIPGVTIRVKGKAHGTHTDAAGKFDITVSPRDILVVSFVGYKTVEMPVNGASNIILDEDASKIKEVVVTGIYERTKESFTGSASTYTAKELKQIGNQNIVQSLRSLDPSFTVFENNLMGSNPNVMPNLEIRGKTSVLGLKEQFGTDPNQPLFILDGFETSLRTIVDLDINRVESVTILKDAASTAIYGSKAANGVIVIETKKPKPGELRVYYTTDNSVTIPDLHDYNLMNAAEKLEFERVSGRFKVLQGWENDQILQKELEQAYSDRLAEIQRGVNTYWLSEPLRTGFTTGHSLYVEGGDNQMRYSAGANYKKIAGAMKGSGRDIGGANVKLVYRKHKFSFNNNLSINFFTAKESPYGSFQAFAQASPYYRKRDQDGTLQPYLERRTKAAGGVDTTTNPLWNASLGNFDVTRNFSVVNNFMAEWEMDQDLRVRGRLGITREDGKQEIFTDARHTTFAKKVPTERGSYTGNQTAVFNYDGELTAIYGKLINNRHQINAVGGWKFQQFRNTGEGYTVIGLPPGVSSPAFAAGYPPNGKSSSSESTTRSTSAYLNAGYMLDGKYMVDVNYRLDGSSVFGSNNFFTTSWSVGLSWNLHKEAALREISWITFLKLRGSVGTPGNQNFSTYQSFTTYRYNTYTVNDFGVGAVIDAFGNPDLLWQKTMDKNIGADVILFNNRLRFNADVYNRITDPLVAQISLPTSVGTKTYLTNLGKQVGNGYNFMLSVSPWYKPQERINWSINFSAKHENARYDNMANRLDVLNKENRTKNLERYYDGGSPTAIWAVRSAGIDPGTGREVLIKKDGSLTFNYDAADEVVVGDARPGLEGIIGTNLAYKGFTVGVYLRYRTGADVFNEALYNKVENINSRDILLNQDRRALYDRWRQPGDIAKFRSISLTQNNDAIAANIPPMTSRFVQRENTLAGESINLGYELPNQVVRNWRMSYLRLNAYMNDIFRLSTIKRERGIDYPFANTVSFSVSAGF from the coding sequence ATGAGTAAAAATTATCTACGGTACATCACCCGTTGCGGCACCCGTATGTACTGCCCCCTGGCAATGGCTGCCATTCTCCTGTCGGCCTCGCCGGCAAGAGCACAGGATACTTCCCCGCTGAACCGGAAAGTGACTGTGAAAGCCAATAACCAACCTATAGCTGTTGTACTGTCAGAAATCGAAAAACAAACCAATCTGAACTTTGTGTACGACGGCAGCCAGATCAACAGGGCCCAGGCTGTCACCATCCGGGCCAGCGACGCGGCCTTAAAGCAGGTACTGCACGATATTTTTAATGACGACGTACAGTATACGGTCGTTGGTAACCAGGTGATCGTGAAAAGCGCGCCTGCCCGTGTAGCCGCCGCCGTGATCATAAGCCATGCCGGTCAGCAGGACCAGAGCATCCGCGTCCGCGGCTCCGTGTCGCTGCGCGACAGCAAAGGACACCTGCAACAGATACCCGGCGTCACCATCCGGGTGAAAGGCAAAGCACACGGTACGCACACCGATGCAGCCGGGAAATTTGACATCACTGTCAGTCCCAGAGACATACTGGTAGTCAGCTTCGTAGGTTACAAAACCGTGGAGATGCCGGTGAACGGCGCTTCCAATATCATTCTTGATGAAGATGCGTCAAAGATCAAAGAGGTCGTGGTAACGGGCATCTATGAACGAACAAAAGAAAGTTTCACCGGTTCTGCGTCCACCTATACGGCCAAAGAACTGAAACAAATCGGTAACCAGAACATCGTGCAGAGCCTCCGTTCCCTCGATCCTTCTTTTACCGTATTCGAAAATAACCTGATGGGCTCTAACCCCAACGTGATGCCCAACCTGGAAATACGCGGCAAAACCAGCGTACTCGGACTAAAAGAGCAGTTTGGTACCGATCCTAACCAACCACTGTTTATCCTCGATGGCTTCGAGACGAGTCTGCGTACCATTGTAGACCTGGACATCAACCGCGTGGAAAGCGTGACCATCCTGAAAGATGCGGCTTCTACCGCTATATACGGGTCCAAAGCGGCCAACGGCGTCATCGTTATCGAAACCAAAAAACCAAAACCTGGTGAGCTGCGGGTATACTATACCACTGACAACAGCGTCACCATTCCCGACCTGCATGATTATAACCTGATGAACGCTGCTGAAAAGCTCGAATTTGAACGGGTGTCAGGGAGGTTTAAAGTGCTGCAGGGCTGGGAAAATGACCAAATATTGCAGAAAGAGCTGGAACAGGCCTACAGCGACCGGCTGGCAGAAATTCAGCGTGGTGTGAACACCTACTGGCTCAGTGAACCGCTGCGCACCGGCTTTACTACCGGGCATTCCCTGTACGTGGAAGGTGGCGACAATCAGATGAGGTACAGCGCCGGCGCCAACTACAAAAAAATCGCCGGTGCCATGAAAGGCTCCGGCCGCGATATCGGGGGCGCTAATGTGAAGCTGGTATACCGCAAGCATAAATTCAGCTTTAACAATAATCTCAGCATTAACTTTTTCACCGCGAAAGAATCGCCTTATGGATCTTTCCAGGCCTTTGCACAGGCCAGTCCGTACTATCGCAAACGTGATCAGGACGGTACCCTGCAACCTTACCTGGAGAGAAGGACCAAAGCCGCCGGTGGTGTGGACACAACCACCAATCCGCTGTGGAACGCTTCCCTGGGCAATTTTGACGTAACACGCAATTTCAGTGTGGTGAACAATTTTATGGCGGAATGGGAAATGGACCAGGACCTCAGGGTGAGAGGCCGCCTGGGGATCACCAGGGAGGATGGTAAACAGGAAATATTTACCGATGCCCGTCATACCACCTTTGCTAAAAAGGTGCCTACCGAAAGAGGCAGCTATACCGGCAACCAGACAGCTGTCTTCAATTACGATGGTGAACTGACCGCTATCTACGGTAAACTGATCAATAACCGCCATCAGATCAATGCCGTGGGCGGCTGGAAATTCCAGCAGTTCCGTAATACCGGTGAAGGCTATACGGTGATTGGCCTGCCGCCAGGCGTTTCTTCACCTGCTTTCGCGGCCGGTTATCCGCCCAACGGTAAATCTTCTTCTTCAGAATCCACTACCCGCAGCACCAGCGCTTATCTCAACGCCGGCTATATGCTGGACGGGAAATACATGGTGGACGTGAATTACCGCCTCGACGGCTCTTCCGTATTCGGTTCCAACAACTTCTTTACCACTTCCTGGTCGGTCGGCCTTTCCTGGAACCTGCACAAGGAAGCCGCGCTGCGGGAAATCAGCTGGATCACCTTCCTGAAGTTACGTGGCTCCGTTGGTACGCCGGGCAATCAGAACTTTTCCACCTACCAGTCATTTACCACTTACAGATACAACACCTATACCGTGAATGATTTCGGTGTAGGCGCCGTGATCGACGCATTTGGCAATCCGGACCTGTTGTGGCAGAAAACCATGGACAAAAATATAGGCGCCGACGTTATCCTTTTTAACAACCGCCTGCGGTTCAACGCTGATGTGTATAACCGTATTACCGACCCGCTGGTAGCGCAAATCAGCCTGCCCACGTCTGTAGGTACTAAAACTTACCTGACCAATCTGGGTAAGCAGGTAGGTAACGGTTATAACTTCATGCTCAGCGTATCGCCCTGGTACAAGCCGCAGGAGCGCATTAACTGGAGCATCAACTTCTCCGCCAAACATGAAAATGCCCGTTATGATAACATGGCCAACCGGCTGGACGTGCTTAATAAGGAGAACCGCACTAAAAACCTGGAGCGCTACTATGACGGTGGCAGTCCCACTGCGATATGGGCCGTACGTTCTGCCGGTATCGATCCTGGCACCGGAAGAGAAGTGCTGATCAAAAAAGATGGTTCACTGACTTTCAATTATGACGCAGCAGATGAAGTGGTGGTAGGCGATGCCCGTCCCGGACTGGAAGGAATTATCGGTACCAACCTCGCATACAAAGGGTTTACAGTAGGTGTTTACCTGCGTTACCGCACGGGGGCCGATGTATTCAACGAGGCGTTGTACAACAAAGTGGAAAATATCAACTCCAGGGATATTTTGCTGAACCAGGACCGCCGCGCTTTGTACGACCGCTGGAGACAGCCGGGCGACATTGCCAAATTCAGAAGTATTTCGCTGACACAGAACAATGATGCCATCGCAGCCAACATTCCGCCGATGACTTCCCGCTTTGTACAACGGGAAAACACACTGGCGGGAGAGTCTATCAATTTGGGATATGAATTGCCCAACCAGGTGGTGAGAAACTGGCGGATGTCCTACCTGCGGCTAAATGCCTATATGAACGATATCTTCCGCTTATCTACCATCAAAAGGGAACGCGGTATAGATTATCCATTTGCCAATACGGTTTCTTTCTCGGTAAGTGCCGGATTTTAA
- a CDS encoding FecR family protein: MTKPTDHYSFILLCLQSPEDKALQAQLESWLSAGATHRELYAQVRLLWEQAPHAAFFEESDAPAATARFLQLLDQAKAAVPAVTLNTVRRRRWWPAAAAVLLIAVAAGWWQYSRTRIQWIAKTTTNRPDSVLLADGSKIYLNKQASIRYPAAFKGRERQVELTAGEAFFDIVTNPVHPFTVVSGPAQIHVLGTSFNVKAANTTIQVYVLTGSVAVAHQQHSLRLRAGQGASCNTRTGEIKVDSSAGNNQLAWRTRELQFTDTSLQAVCESLSNAYGVTIVLDPGISKERKLNANFSNKTLPEILQTLTALYDYHFEQLNDTIYVHLPVKK, encoded by the coding sequence ATGACCAAACCAACCGATCATTATTCTTTTATCCTTTTGTGCCTGCAATCGCCGGAAGACAAGGCATTACAGGCACAACTGGAATCGTGGCTGTCGGCCGGTGCCACGCACCGGGAACTGTACGCACAGGTACGCCTGTTGTGGGAACAGGCGCCACATGCCGCTTTTTTTGAAGAGTCAGATGCACCTGCCGCCACCGCCAGGTTCCTGCAGCTGCTGGACCAGGCGAAGGCCGCTGTCCCGGCAGTGACACTTAACACGGTCCGCCGCCGGCGCTGGTGGCCTGCTGCGGCCGCAGTACTGCTGATCGCCGTGGCTGCCGGATGGTGGCAGTACTCACGCACCCGCATACAGTGGATCGCCAAAACCACCACCAACCGTCCCGATTCTGTGTTGCTGGCAGACGGCTCTAAAATCTACCTGAACAAACAGGCCTCCATCAGATACCCCGCTGCATTCAAAGGCAGGGAAAGACAAGTGGAGCTGACAGCCGGGGAAGCCTTTTTTGATATTGTCACTAATCCTGTGCATCCCTTTACTGTCGTGAGCGGCCCGGCACAGATCCATGTGCTGGGTACCTCCTTCAATGTAAAGGCGGCCAATACCACCATACAGGTATATGTGCTCACCGGCAGCGTGGCCGTGGCACATCAGCAACATTCCCTCCGTTTGCGGGCCGGCCAGGGCGCCTCCTGCAATACCCGCACCGGGGAAATAAAAGTGGACTCCTCTGCCGGTAACAACCAGCTGGCATGGCGTACCCGGGAGCTGCAGTTTACAGACACCTCCCTGCAGGCTGTCTGCGAATCCCTGTCCAATGCCTACGGCGTTACCATCGTACTCGACCCGGGCATCAGCAAAGAACGTAAGCTCAATGCCAATTTCAGCAACAAAACTTTACCGGAGATATTACAAACACTGACTGCTTTATATGATTATCATTTTGAACAACTGAACGACACGATATATGTGCACTTGCCCGTAAAGAAATAG
- a CDS encoding RNA polymerase sigma-70 factor, producing the protein MISGLYSEEVLQGLQARDRAVFARVYEHFYPLLFATARKYLGEREQAEEAVQDVFLRLWEKDFALEHAAALKSYLFRAVINQCINHLQRNRLLETHHNTIRHLQEESYLCTFLEEQELRERIHAAVERLPEQCRRIFKLSRYQGLKNAEIAHELQLSVKTVENQMTIALRQLKAALLDPPDRPILAADRLKLLLWLLPV; encoded by the coding sequence ATGATTAGCGGGTTATACAGCGAAGAGGTGTTGCAGGGCTTGCAAGCCAGAGACCGTGCGGTATTTGCCCGGGTATATGAACATTTTTATCCCCTCCTCTTTGCAACGGCCCGGAAATACCTGGGAGAACGGGAACAGGCGGAGGAAGCGGTCCAGGATGTATTTCTCCGTTTATGGGAGAAGGATTTTGCCCTGGAACATGCAGCTGCGCTGAAAAGTTATCTTTTCCGCGCTGTTATCAATCAGTGTATCAATCATCTGCAGCGTAACCGGCTGCTGGAAACACACCACAATACCATCAGGCATTTACAGGAAGAAAGTTACCTCTGCACTTTCCTGGAAGAACAGGAACTGCGGGAACGGATACACGCTGCCGTGGAACGTTTGCCGGAACAATGCCGGCGCATCTTCAAACTAAGCCGCTACCAGGGGCTGAAGAACGCGGAAATCGCCCATGAACTGCAATTGTCTGTCAAAACAGTGGAAAACCAGATGACCATCGCGCTCCGGCAGCTCAAAGCCGCCTTACTGGACCCGCCAGACAGGCCCATACTGGCCGCGGACCGTTTAAAGCTGCTACTGTGGCTGCTGCCGGTCTGA